Proteins from a single region of Chroococcidiopsis sp. TS-821:
- a CDS encoding metallophosphoesterase, translating into MEFVSDPPISVKIEQMKQRVRWQDPLIVERQIDQTRFVLASEDDNPEFSFLVIGDSGSGKHRKHNPQRQIAKKMLEHSDLTRFILHTGDVVYLVGSSEYYPKNFIEPYKEFIVGGEKPKKIAYDEMVFKTPILPVLGNHDYYDLPLIYGLMGGVTLPLRRMLKLRLDLDIGWHGSYQGKAYAKAFIDYLKAFDTDAELQRHLDRHYTATTNTGRCLIYKPGEFTRLPYRYYTFRSGGIDFFALDSNTFNAPAPLPKTSEGAAYRQTLEDRIYELEQEKLQIMEEASKLNANSPEEAERLDDLEAKLEQLEEVKLDIDKQLAADETTVTDFEQLTWLRQRLVESWNTPEVRGRVVYLHHPPYVTESTKWYQAQTLAVRRNLRWVLDEVAQELGSTSLQRPLIDLVLTGHAHCLEHLSTGDTGHADSYINWIICGGSGYSLRRQRQEGTQLYETVGDTEREVARSHLYLGRSGRGSHKRRPYSFLRIDVKAGNPAKFVVKPVVAERYQREWVDREIESFVI; encoded by the coding sequence ATGGAATTTGTGTCCGATCCGCCGATATCCGTGAAAATTGAGCAAATGAAGCAACGGGTACGGTGGCAAGACCCACTAATAGTTGAACGACAAATTGACCAAACGCGCTTTGTCCTCGCATCAGAGGACGATAACCCAGAGTTTTCGTTTTTGGTGATTGGCGATAGCGGTTCAGGAAAACACCGCAAACACAATCCGCAACGTCAAATCGCGAAAAAAATGTTAGAGCATAGCGATCTCACCCGCTTTATCCTTCATACGGGTGATGTTGTTTATTTAGTCGGGTCAAGCGAATACTACCCAAAAAACTTTATCGAGCCTTACAAAGAATTTATTGTCGGTGGTGAAAAACCAAAAAAAATTGCCTACGACGAGATGGTGTTTAAGACACCAATTTTACCTGTATTAGGCAACCACGACTACTACGACCTGCCATTAATTTATGGTTTGATGGGAGGCGTAACGCTGCCTTTGCGCCGGATGTTGAAGTTACGCTTGGATTTAGACATTGGTTGGCATGGTTCTTATCAAGGCAAAGCTTACGCAAAAGCTTTTATCGACTACTTAAAGGCATTTGATACAGATGCAGAGTTGCAGCGCCACCTCGATCGGCATTACACAGCAACAACAAATACTGGTCGCTGTTTGATTTATAAACCAGGAGAATTTACCCGACTACCGTACCGATATTACACCTTTCGTAGTGGTGGTATTGATTTTTTCGCTTTAGATTCGAACACCTTCAACGCTCCCGCACCCCTCCCAAAGACAAGCGAAGGCGCAGCTTATCGGCAGACTTTAGAAGATCGTATCTATGAATTAGAGCAAGAAAAGCTGCAAATCATGGAGGAAGCAAGCAAACTGAATGCAAATTCACCCGAAGAAGCTGAAAGACTTGACGATCTAGAAGCAAAGTTAGAACAACTCGAAGAAGTCAAGCTAGACATTGATAAGCAATTAGCAGCAGATGAAACGACTGTCACGGATTTTGAGCAATTGACGTGGCTGCGACAAAGACTTGTTGAATCGTGGAACACGCCAGAAGTGCGGGGTAGAGTTGTCTATTTGCATCATCCACCTTATGTTACTGAGTCAACGAAGTGGTATCAAGCACAAACTTTAGCAGTACGTCGTAACCTTCGTTGGGTACTCGATGAGGTTGCCCAAGAACTAGGCTCAACTTCTTTACAGCGTCCACTTATCGATTTGGTTTTGACAGGTCACGCGCATTGCTTAGAGCATCTTTCTACAGGAGATACCGGACACGCAGATTCTTATATTAATTGGATTATTTGTGGTGGTAGTGGCTACAGCTTAAGACGACAGCGTCAAGAAGGCACGCAGCTATACGAAACCGTTGGTGATACTGAGCGCGAAGTCGCGCGATCGCATCTTTATCTTGGTCGCAGCGGTCGCGGTTCGCACAAACGGCGACCTTATTCTTTCTTACGCATCGATGTTAAAGCCGGTAATCCTGCCAAGTTTGTTGTCAAGCCTGTTGTTGCAGAAAGATATCAACGCGAGTGGGTGGATCGCGAAATTGAGTCATTTGTCATTTGA